TCTGGTTGCCTGCGGTGGCAGTGGGGGGAGTGGTCCTCCACCCGTATTCACCTATTACAGCAGCGACACCCCCCAGATGATCCCGGACGAGGACTTTATCCGTTCGGATATACTGGTCACAGGAGGACCGTCTTATATCTCCCAAGTTGAGGTGACAGTGGCCATCTTCCATCCCTCGGTTTCCGACCTGGTGCTGGTCCTTGAGTCACCTACGTCGGGGAGCTGGATCTACCTGACCCAAAATGACAGTGCCGGGGAGCATTTCTGGTACACCACCTTTACCGAGGATGCCTTAACCTGGATCCGAAATACCAACAGCTCGGACGATCCCAGGACAGGGTATTACCTGCCCGCAGAACGTTTGGACTGGTTTATCGGTGAGAACGCCAACGGTGTCTGGACCCTGGATGTGGAAGACAACGTGGCCCAGGACGAGGGGTGCCTCATCGAGTGGAGTATCGACATTCAGTGACCCGACCCCATGGT
The DNA window shown above is from bacterium and carries:
- a CDS encoding proprotein convertase P-domain-containing protein, which gives rise to MKRWVILLVLILPLLLVACGGSGGSGPPPVFTYYSSDTPQMIPDEDFIRSDILVTGGPSYISQVEVTVAIFHPSVSDLVLVLESPTSGSWIYLTQNDSAGEHFWYTTFTEDALTWIRNTNSSDDPRTGYYLPAERLDWFIGENANGVWTLDVEDNVAQDEGCLIEWSIDIQ